The Salana multivorans genome window below encodes:
- a CDS encoding DUF6297 family protein translates to MTAPGAPGAPDAPGAELAPEADVTAAGPDATVGDEVDPDDPSSAEQQLTVLPLDEPVPGQPVATTRLTGRGLRSLTATARRGHGGAKWTSLFGDVYVSVLSAVVGVTMAVQAARMLGADLGNLEGAAQAAGPALDPAWLVPIVGLAAAGLVLGVVVRLGPVGVGGAGALWWLPTPADRAGLLRPVALAWLAGGAVAGAAVGAVLAGFAHVAWLGWFALVGAGGGAALVAVAILSQRGGAGGRSLASAPVRARRLARLGETCFALAVAAWIALAVARRPAPEPSPVLLAAVLLALAVVLGVVAIAGLGSIPGAVLRARGARTGDATSSVAALDLRGLGRVLTDSGGDVRRRSSALRTVRGPLSAVFTADSRLVLRSPWQLIAFTSAVGLPLALAVSGGSLLMVALFVVVGGALVANVGGAGARAAHDAPVLDRVLGLGARRSRLARLPFASLLVFVWAMVVLPLLLSMRGVGLGWELVPLALLLAPGLASAGIQAAYRKSMDWSQPLVITPQGAYPPGLMSALALGPMLTLIALLPTLVALAVAVLSPATQVPVGVLLLQAVVSSILVAVATHVRKDAGRPARPTRPTSAAATAR, encoded by the coding sequence GTGACCGCCCCTGGCGCTCCCGGCGCCCCCGATGCCCCCGGCGCGGAGCTAGCCCCCGAGGCCGACGTGACCGCCGCCGGACCCGACGCGACGGTCGGCGACGAGGTCGACCCGGACGACCCGAGCTCCGCCGAGCAGCAGCTCACCGTCCTGCCGCTCGACGAGCCCGTCCCGGGCCAGCCCGTCGCGACGACCCGCCTGACCGGCCGCGGTCTGCGCTCGCTCACGGCGACGGCCAGGCGTGGCCACGGCGGCGCCAAGTGGACCAGCCTGTTCGGCGACGTCTACGTCTCCGTCCTCTCGGCGGTCGTCGGCGTCACGATGGCGGTCCAGGCCGCGCGCATGCTCGGGGCGGACCTCGGCAACCTCGAGGGCGCGGCGCAGGCCGCGGGACCCGCCCTCGACCCGGCCTGGCTCGTGCCCATCGTCGGTCTCGCGGCGGCCGGGCTCGTGCTGGGCGTCGTCGTGCGGCTCGGCCCGGTCGGGGTCGGCGGCGCGGGCGCCCTGTGGTGGCTGCCGACGCCGGCCGACCGCGCCGGGCTGCTGCGCCCCGTCGCGCTGGCCTGGCTCGCCGGCGGCGCGGTCGCCGGCGCCGCGGTCGGTGCGGTGCTCGCGGGCTTCGCCCACGTGGCCTGGCTCGGCTGGTTCGCGCTCGTGGGAGCCGGCGGGGGAGCCGCCCTCGTCGCCGTCGCGATCCTGAGCCAGCGCGGGGGAGCCGGCGGGCGGTCGCTCGCCTCGGCGCCGGTGCGGGCGCGGCGTCTCGCCCGGCTGGGCGAGACGTGCTTCGCGCTCGCCGTCGCCGCCTGGATCGCGCTCGCCGTCGCGCGGCGGCCGGCCCCGGAGCCCAGCCCGGTCCTGCTCGCCGCCGTCCTGCTCGCCCTCGCGGTCGTGCTCGGCGTCGTCGCGATCGCCGGTCTCGGCTCGATCCCGGGCGCGGTGCTGCGCGCGCGAGGCGCCAGGACGGGCGACGCGACGTCGTCCGTCGCCGCGCTCGACCTGCGCGGTCTCGGCCGCGTCCTCACCGACTCCGGCGGCGACGTCCGACGGCGCAGCTCGGCGCTGCGGACCGTGCGCGGGCCGCTGAGCGCCGTCTTCACGGCGGACTCCCGCCTCGTGCTGCGCAGCCCGTGGCAGCTCATCGCGTTCACCAGCGCCGTCGGGCTGCCGCTCGCGCTCGCGGTCTCGGGTGGTTCCCTGCTCATGGTCGCGCTGTTCGTCGTCGTCGGCGGGGCCCTCGTCGCGAACGTCGGCGGTGCCGGCGCGCGAGCGGCGCACGACGCCCCGGTCCTCGACCGCGTGCTCGGCCTCGGCGCTCGCCGCTCGCGGCTCGCGCGGCTCCCGTTCGCCTCCCTGCTCGTCTTCGTCTGGGCGATGGTCGTGCTGCCGCTGCTGCTCTCGATGCGCGGTGTCGGCCTCGGCTGGGAGCTGGTCCCGCTCGCGCTGCTGCTCGCCCCCGGGCTTGCCTCCGCCGGCATCCAGGCCGCCTACCGCAAGTCGATGGACTGGTCGCAGCCGCTCGTCATCACGCCCCAGGGCGCGTACCCGCCGGGGCTGATGAGCGCGCTCGCCCTCGGCCCGATGCTCACGCTCATCGCGCTCCTGCCGACGCTCGTGGCGCTCGCGGTCGCGGTGCTCTCGCCGGCGACGCAGGTTCCCGTCGGCGTCCTGCTGCTCCAGGCCGTCGTCTCATCGATCCTCGTCGCGGTCGCCACCCACGTCCGCAAGGACGCCGGCCGGCCGGCTCGTCCGACCCGGCCGACCTCGGCCGCGGCGACGGCCAGGTAG
- a CDS encoding ABC transporter ATP-binding protein yields MPETGARLRVEAATIGYDRRTISENLSVSIPDRSFTVIVGPNACGKSTLLRGLSRLLRPTAGRVVLDGADIHSYRAREVARRIGLLPQSSIAPDGITVADLVARGRYPHQNLLRQWTGDDEQAVLRAMAATGITELSGRLVDELSGGQRQRVWVAMALAQQTGILLLDEPTTYLDITYQIELLELFTDLNLAGHTLVAVLHDLNHAARYATHLIAMRDGRVVAEGAPRDIVTSDLVGEVFGLPCVVVPDPVVGTPQVVPIGRDRSRG; encoded by the coding sequence GTGCCTGAGACAGGTGCGCGGCTGCGCGTGGAGGCGGCGACGATCGGGTACGACCGGCGGACGATCTCCGAGAACCTCTCCGTCTCGATCCCCGACCGCTCGTTCACGGTGATCGTCGGCCCGAACGCGTGCGGCAAGTCGACGCTCCTGCGCGGGCTCAGCCGCCTGCTGCGTCCCACCGCCGGCCGGGTGGTGCTCGACGGCGCCGACATCCACTCCTACCGCGCCCGGGAGGTCGCGCGCCGGATCGGGCTGCTGCCCCAGAGCTCCATCGCTCCCGACGGCATCACCGTCGCCGACCTCGTCGCCCGCGGGCGCTACCCGCACCAGAACCTCCTCCGGCAGTGGACCGGGGACGACGAGCAGGCCGTGCTGCGGGCGATGGCGGCGACCGGCATCACCGAGCTCTCCGGCCGCCTGGTCGACGAGCTGTCGGGCGGCCAGCGCCAGCGGGTGTGGGTCGCGATGGCCCTGGCGCAGCAGACCGGCATCCTGCTGCTCGACGAGCCGACGACCTACCTCGACATCACCTACCAGATCGAGCTGCTCGAGCTGTTCACGGACCTCAACCTCGCCGGCCACACGCTCGTGGCCGTGCTGCACGACCTCAACCACGCCGCGCGGTACGCGACGCACCTCATCGCGATGCGCGACGGGCGGGTGGTCGCCGAGGGCGCCCCGCGCGACATCGTGACGTCCGACCTCGTCGGGGAGGTGTTCGGCCTGCCCTGCGTCGTCGTGCCCGACCCCGTCGTCGGCACGCCGCAGGTCGTTCCGATCGGACGCGACCGCTCGCGCGGCTGA
- a CDS encoding FecCD family ABC transporter permease: MSAIADAVPGDAPTGLVDPGYRSVALRAGGLAGRWRLRALLVCAGLVVAAVTLAAVGLVVGDYPLTLPQVLAALTNDPDAGFARTVVVDWRLPRVLAGLVFGAALGAAGGAFQSLTRNPLASPDVIGFSTGSYTGALLVIIVIGGGYLQVAGGALVGGILTAGVVYLLAWRRGVQGFRLIIVGIAVAAVLASFNTWLMLTANQELALTAAVWGAGSLNGTTWDQAIVGGGLVLVLLAAGAALGPGLRQLELGDDAARATGTRAEPVRLTVMLIAVALTAVVTAAAGPIAFVALSAPQIARRLTRSPGIAVAPAACTGALLLVGADLVAQHALPTALPVGIVTVVAGGAYLVWLIIREVRHRA, translated from the coding sequence GTGAGCGCGATCGCGGACGCCGTCCCCGGCGACGCTCCGACCGGGCTCGTCGACCCCGGCTACCGCTCGGTCGCGCTGCGCGCCGGCGGCCTGGCCGGCCGGTGGCGGCTGCGGGCGCTCCTCGTGTGCGCCGGGCTCGTCGTCGCGGCGGTCACGCTGGCCGCGGTCGGTCTCGTCGTCGGCGACTACCCGCTCACCCTCCCCCAGGTGCTGGCGGCGCTCACGAACGATCCGGACGCCGGCTTCGCGCGCACCGTCGTCGTCGACTGGCGGCTGCCACGCGTCCTCGCCGGGCTGGTGTTCGGCGCCGCGCTCGGCGCGGCGGGGGGCGCGTTCCAGTCGCTCACCCGCAACCCGCTGGCGTCCCCCGACGTCATCGGCTTCTCCACCGGCTCCTACACCGGCGCGCTGCTCGTCATCATCGTCATCGGCGGCGGGTACCTCCAGGTTGCCGGCGGAGCGCTGGTCGGCGGCATCCTCACCGCCGGGGTCGTCTACCTGCTGGCATGGCGTCGGGGGGTCCAGGGGTTCCGGCTCATCATCGTCGGGATCGCCGTCGCGGCCGTCCTCGCCTCGTTCAACACGTGGCTCATGCTGACCGCGAACCAGGAGCTCGCGCTCACCGCCGCGGTCTGGGGCGCCGGCTCGCTCAACGGGACCACCTGGGACCAGGCGATCGTCGGCGGCGGCCTCGTGCTGGTCCTCCTGGCGGCCGGGGCGGCGCTCGGCCCGGGGCTGCGGCAGCTCGAGCTGGGCGACGACGCGGCACGCGCCACCGGCACGCGCGCGGAACCGGTGCGGCTGACGGTCATGCTGATCGCGGTGGCGCTGACGGCCGTCGTGACGGCCGCGGCCGGGCCGATCGCGTTCGTCGCGCTGTCCGCGCCCCAGATCGCCCGGCGCCTCACCCGTTCGCCGGGCATCGCCGTCGCGCCGGCGGCCTGCACGGGCGCGCTGCTGCTCGTCGGGGCCGACCTCGTCGCGCAGCACGCCCTGCCGACCGCGCTGCCCGTCGGCATCGTCACGGTGGTGGCCGGCGGCGCCTATCTCGTCTGGCTCATCATCAGGGAAGTGAGGCACCGTGCCTGA
- a CDS encoding FecCD family ABC transporter permease, protein MTAAPIDPRAAPSIAEPTQLSDLTSASGSTERGPVASSGATRTLGLLVAMVVLAVLVLVSIAVGSRGIAPLTVLHTLLGGTEESHVVWHLRVPRTVVGVCVGLALGVAGALIQALTRNPLADPGILGVTSGASFFIAIGVAALGVTSTSGQVWLAFAGALVVTVAVYVVGSAGRGGADPVRLTLAGVALGAVLSGIVTALILLDPMTFNTMRSWNAGTLVERGWDVLLPVLPFLLVGVVLAMVASGSLNAIALGDDLARSLGTNVVLTRVVVVTAVTLLAGGATAIAGPIAFVGLMVPHVARWIVGPDQRWILAYTIVLAPALLLVSDIVGRVVDWPGEVPVGIVTAFVGAPVLIVLVRRQRASGL, encoded by the coding sequence ATGACGGCTGCCCCGATCGACCCGCGCGCGGCGCCGTCGATCGCCGAGCCGACCCAGCTCTCCGACCTGACCTCGGCCTCCGGCTCCACCGAGCGGGGGCCCGTCGCGTCGTCCGGCGCCACCCGGACGCTCGGGCTGCTCGTCGCGATGGTGGTGCTGGCGGTCCTCGTCCTGGTCAGCATCGCGGTGGGCTCGAGGGGCATTGCGCCGCTCACCGTGCTCCACACCCTGCTGGGGGGAACGGAGGAGTCCCACGTCGTGTGGCACCTGCGCGTGCCCCGCACCGTCGTCGGAGTCTGCGTCGGGCTGGCGCTCGGGGTCGCGGGCGCGCTCATCCAGGCCCTGACGCGCAACCCGCTCGCCGACCCGGGCATCCTCGGTGTCACCTCCGGCGCCTCGTTCTTCATCGCGATCGGTGTCGCCGCGCTCGGGGTGACGTCGACCTCGGGGCAGGTCTGGCTCGCCTTCGCCGGGGCGCTCGTCGTCACGGTCGCCGTCTACGTCGTCGGCTCGGCCGGTCGGGGCGGCGCCGACCCCGTGCGGCTCACCCTGGCGGGTGTCGCGCTCGGCGCGGTGCTGAGCGGGATCGTCACGGCGCTGATCCTGCTCGACCCGATGACGTTCAACACGATGCGGAGCTGGAACGCCGGGACGCTCGTCGAGCGGGGCTGGGACGTCCTGCTGCCCGTCCTCCCGTTCCTGCTGGTCGGCGTCGTCCTCGCGATGGTCGCGAGCGGCTCGCTCAACGCCATCGCGCTCGGGGACGACCTCGCGCGCTCCCTCGGCACGAACGTCGTGCTCACCAGGGTCGTCGTCGTCACCGCCGTCACGCTGCTGGCCGGTGGGGCGACCGCGATCGCCGGCCCGATCGCCTTCGTCGGCCTCATGGTGCCGCACGTGGCCCGCTGGATCGTCGGGCCGGACCAGCGGTGGATCCTCGCGTACACGATCGTGCTCGCGCCGGCGCTGCTGCTGGTCTCCGACATCGTCGGCCGCGTGGTCGACTGGCCCGGCGAGGTCCCGGTCGGCATCGTCACGGCCTTCGTCGGGGCGCCCGTCCTCATCGTCCTGGTCCGCCGGCAGCGAGCGAGCGGGCTGTGA
- a CDS encoding iron-siderophore ABC transporter substrate-binding protein has product MSRRPTRRRTTARRATLALAAAVAALALAACSTPATSSQTTPPADPAGSAASSGAAEGSGDAGTEDSAYPVTIDTKFGPVTIEERPERVVALGWGDAELALAFGVQPVGAADWLAFGGEGVGPWAEGLYDSAPEIIGTMEPSYEAIAALEPDLILDVRSSGDAERYERLSTIATTVGVPDGGDSWLATRDQQVGMIAAALGQTERGEELVAEVDDAFAEVSAAHPEWAGKTVTVATRTADGWGAYAATDGRVQLLENMGFTLSPTIAALPVDENGWSVSISAEQLDLLDADLLVAFPIFIDASEITDDAGWQLVPAVADGRSIVVTDDLSQAFSLGTPAAQLYAIDHFTSLIESAIG; this is encoded by the coding sequence TTGTCTCGTCGTCCCACTCGTCGCCGCACCACCGCCCGTCGAGCGACGCTCGCGCTCGCCGCAGCCGTCGCCGCCCTCGCGCTCGCCGCGTGCTCGACCCCCGCCACGTCGTCGCAGACCACGCCGCCGGCCGACCCCGCGGGGTCGGCGGCCTCGTCGGGAGCAGCCGAGGGATCGGGCGACGCGGGCACCGAGGACTCGGCCTACCCGGTGACGATCGACACGAAGTTCGGCCCGGTCACGATCGAGGAGCGGCCCGAGCGGGTCGTGGCCCTCGGCTGGGGTGACGCGGAGCTCGCGCTCGCGTTCGGCGTGCAGCCCGTCGGGGCCGCCGACTGGCTCGCCTTCGGCGGCGAGGGCGTCGGTCCGTGGGCCGAGGGCCTCTACGACTCGGCTCCCGAGATCATCGGGACGATGGAGCCCTCCTACGAGGCGATCGCCGCGCTCGAGCCCGACCTCATCCTCGACGTGCGCAGCTCCGGTGACGCGGAGCGCTACGAGCGGCTGTCGACGATCGCGACGACGGTCGGCGTGCCCGACGGCGGCGACTCGTGGCTGGCGACGCGCGACCAGCAGGTCGGGATGATCGCCGCCGCGCTCGGCCAGACCGAGCGCGGCGAGGAGCTCGTCGCCGAGGTCGACGACGCGTTCGCCGAGGTGTCGGCCGCGCACCCCGAGTGGGCGGGGAAGACCGTCACGGTCGCGACCCGCACCGCCGACGGCTGGGGCGCGTACGCCGCGACCGACGGCCGCGTGCAGCTCCTCGAGAACATGGGCTTCACCCTGAGCCCGACCATCGCGGCCCTGCCGGTCGACGAGAACGGCTGGAGCGTCAGCATCTCCGCCGAGCAGCTCGACCTGCTCGACGCCGACCTCCTCGTCGCGTTCCCGATCTTCATCGACGCCAGCGAGATCACCGACGACGCCGGGTGGCAGCTCGTCCCGGCGGTCGCCGACGGCCGGTCGATCGTCGTCACGGACGACCTCTCGCAGGCGTTCTCGCTCGGCACGCCCGCGGCGCAGCTCTACGCGATCGACCACTTCACCTCGCTCATCGAGAGCGCCATCGGTTGA
- a CDS encoding siderophore-interacting protein, with protein sequence MTRRRPAAQARKPEVATVRGFRVVDALTISPGFRRVVVRNEDEDFDEEFSYLGYDHWFRLFLPVPGRPLELPLGGLDGWHQRLLAMPDEVRPIVRNYTIRAARRDSAGWELDVDFVLHRGASGEVEGEAAGWALACRPGDELGFLDQGCIFTAYDERPLLLVTDETGLPGVEAILATLDHDRVTTVVEVASEEDRRELAGPGASWTARRPGQGYGDAALEVLRGTSIDPACSAYIVGESAFVLRARTVCRRAGVAKEAIGFCGYWRL encoded by the coding sequence GTGACCCGGCGACGTCCGGCGGCGCAGGCCCGCAAGCCGGAGGTGGCCACCGTCCGCGGGTTCCGGGTGGTCGACGCGCTGACGATCTCGCCGGGGTTCCGCCGGGTCGTCGTCCGCAACGAGGACGAGGACTTCGACGAGGAGTTCTCCTACCTCGGCTACGACCACTGGTTCCGCCTCTTCCTCCCGGTGCCCGGGCGGCCGCTCGAGCTGCCGCTCGGCGGGCTGGACGGCTGGCACCAGCGCCTGCTCGCGATGCCGGACGAGGTCCGCCCGATCGTCCGCAACTACACGATCCGCGCCGCCCGGCGCGACTCGGCCGGCTGGGAGCTCGACGTCGACTTCGTCCTGCACCGCGGAGCGTCGGGCGAGGTGGAGGGCGAGGCGGCCGGCTGGGCGCTGGCGTGCCGGCCCGGGGACGAGCTGGGCTTCCTCGACCAGGGCTGCATCTTCACCGCGTACGACGAGCGGCCGCTGCTCCTCGTGACGGACGAGACGGGCCTGCCCGGCGTCGAGGCGATCCTCGCGACGCTCGACCACGACCGCGTCACGACGGTCGTCGAGGTGGCGTCGGAGGAGGACCGGCGCGAGCTCGCGGGGCCCGGGGCGTCATGGACGGCGCGCCGGCCGGGCCAGGGGTACGGCGACGCGGCGCTGGAGGTGCTGCGCGGGACGAGCATCGACCCGGCCTGCAGCGCCTACATCGTCGGCGAGTCGGCGTTCGTGCTCCGGGCGCGCACGGTCTGCCGGCGGGCCGGCGTCGCGAAGGAGGCGATCGGCTTCTGCGGGTACTGGCGGCTGTGA
- the rsmD gene encoding 16S rRNA (guanine(966)-N(2))-methyltransferase RsmD — protein MTRIIAGVAGGRTIQVPPRGTRPTSDRVREALFTRLDSYGLLDGARVLDLYAGSGALGLEAASRGAVEVDLVEHDRRAAQTCRDNARALGIPGVDVRVHQARVETFLAARPARPADVTGVADRAEDPRDDAWSLVLIDPPYDVATDRVDAVLHQLVGHLSRDAVVVVERSSRSSAPTPPPELETWQDRRYGETTLHFLERATVG, from the coding sequence GTGACGCGCATCATCGCCGGGGTCGCGGGCGGCCGGACGATCCAGGTGCCGCCGCGGGGGACCCGCCCGACGTCGGACCGGGTCCGCGAGGCCCTGTTCACCCGCCTCGACAGCTACGGCCTGCTCGACGGCGCCCGCGTCCTCGACCTCTACGCCGGCTCCGGGGCCCTCGGGCTGGAGGCCGCGAGCCGCGGGGCGGTCGAGGTCGACCTCGTCGAGCACGACCGCCGCGCCGCGCAGACCTGTCGCGACAACGCGCGCGCCCTCGGGATCCCCGGCGTCGACGTCCGCGTGCACCAGGCGCGGGTCGAGACGTTCCTCGCGGCGCGTCCGGCGCGTCCGGCGGACGTGACGGGTGTGGCGGATCGGGCGGAGGACCCGCGCGACGACGCCTGGTCGCTCGTGCTGATCGACCCGCCGTACGACGTCGCGACCGACCGCGTCGACGCCGTCCTGCACCAGCTCGTCGGGCACCTGAGCCGGGACGCGGTCGTCGTGGTCGAGCGCTCGTCGCGCAGCTCGGCGCCCACGCCGCCGCCCGAGCTCGAGACGTGGCAGGACCGCAGGTACGGCGAGACGACGCTGCACTTCCTCGAGCGCGCTACCGTCGGGTGA
- the coaD gene encoding pantetheine-phosphate adenylyltransferase: protein MRTAVVPGTFDPVTLGHVDIVVRAARLFDEVVVGIARNAGKTPLLDAETRRAAFAGAVAHLPGVRVEIVPGLLVDFCREVGAVAIVKGLRGGGDLDAEAPMAAMNRHLSAVGTGDAGVDTVFLVSDGRLAHIASSMVRDVATYDGPIDDLVPDGVGDLVRAAIADRSARSRTGRDSSGPAPSVPSAPTPRETP from the coding sequence GTGCGTACCGCCGTGGTTCCCGGCACCTTCGACCCCGTGACGCTCGGGCACGTCGACATCGTCGTGCGCGCCGCGCGGCTGTTCGACGAGGTCGTCGTCGGCATCGCGCGCAACGCCGGCAAGACGCCGCTGCTCGACGCCGAGACGCGCCGGGCAGCGTTCGCGGGCGCCGTCGCCCACCTGCCCGGCGTGCGGGTGGAGATCGTGCCCGGCCTGCTCGTCGACTTCTGCCGCGAGGTCGGCGCCGTCGCGATCGTCAAGGGCCTGCGCGGCGGCGGGGACCTCGACGCCGAGGCGCCGATGGCCGCCATGAACCGCCACCTGTCGGCCGTCGGGACCGGCGACGCCGGCGTCGACACCGTCTTCCTCGTGAGCGACGGTCGCCTCGCCCACATCGCCAGCTCGATGGTGCGGGACGTCGCGACCTACGACGGTCCGATCGACGACCTCGTGCCGGACGGCGTCGGAGACCTCGTCCGCGCCGCGATCGCCGACCGCTCCGCCCGTTCCCGGACCGGCCGCGACAGCAGCGGCCCAGCTCCGTCCGTCCCGTCCGCCCCGACCCCGAGGGAGACCCCGTGA